In a genomic window of bacterium:
- a CDS encoding MBL fold metallo-hydrolase, whose product MPKAKIKFWGVRGSIAAPGKRTAGFGGNTTCVDIEYGGSRVICDAGTGIRPLGLYLMKRFGHRPMEAMILLSHVHWDHYIGLPFFRPIYNDKNRFTIAGPRVLGQNFEGALKDAIRPPYFPISTVDFNARVEYTNIGPAEYQYGEIRIVPHEAHHPQGAYGWRFYFKDGRSIVLMTDNEPRGAAVKNKLVKFMAGADAIIHDAQYTPEVYSERIGWGHSPYTFAIDIARAAGTKKIFLTHHDPESDDACLRKIFTKAKSYARSTGCGAKVEMAREGLSFSV is encoded by the coding sequence ATGCCAAAGGCGAAGATAAAGTTCTGGGGAGTGCGCGGCTCGATCGCAGCCCCCGGTAAGAGGACCGCGGGGTTCGGCGGCAACACCACATGCGTCGATATCGAATATGGCGGGTCCAGGGTCATATGCGATGCCGGCACCGGCATCCGGCCACTGGGGCTTTACCTCATGAAGCGCTTTGGCCACAGGCCGATGGAGGCGATGATCCTGCTCTCCCACGTCCACTGGGATCACTACATAGGCCTCCCCTTCTTCAGGCCCATATATAATGATAAGAACAGGTTCACGATAGCCGGGCCCAGGGTCCTGGGCCAAAACTTTGAAGGCGCGCTCAAGGATGCGATCCGGCCGCCCTACTTCCCCATCAGCACGGTCGATTTCAACGCCCGGGTCGAATATACGAACATAGGGCCAGCTGAGTACCAATATGGGGAGATCAGGATTGTGCCGCATGAGGCGCATCACCCGCAGGGTGCGTACGGGTGGAGGTTCTATTTCAAGGACGGGAGATCGATAGTGCTCATGACCGACAACGAGCCGCGGGGCGCAGCCGTGAAAAACAAGCTCGTGAAATTCATGGCCGGCGCGGACGCGATCATACACGACGCCCAATATACGCCCGAGGTTTATTCAGAGCGGATCGGCTGGGGACACAGCCCGTACACGTTTGCGATCGATATCGCCAGGGCGGCAGGGACGAAAAAAATCTTCCTCACCCACCATGATCCTGAATCAGATGACGCATGCTTAAGAAAGATTTTCACCAAGGCGAAGTCATACGCGCGCTCGACGGGATGTGGCGCAAAGGTGGAGATGGCGCGCGAAGGGCTCTCCTTCTCGGTCTGA
- a CDS encoding mechanosensitive ion channel family protein: MDTNTGLVRSLIDNPWVALSIMIVLLAYRLAACRSQKMYLIPVGLLIVYLALDILHKLLANYLSPALSHWLDTSAVITLYCAVARLLFASTVELWLKIQGKGRLPNLTKDFILFAIYALIIFIVLREKGGVNLAGLITTSAVLTAMIGLAAQNLLGNLFAGLSLQLERPYAIGDWIGYGDKVGRVVGIGWKSTRIINFESEMIYVPNLDIVKTLVTNYSKPSRLHTMKINVGVEYNAQPSMVRKVFLDTLREEARILKVPAPVVRVIDYGDFAITYQLRFTYEDYGISPELRASVMNRIWYALRRNGIKIPFPIRDVQHHHIERTHAEAEAKKERAAAREELEKVPILGPLSAQARDTIASSMRMETYADGETVVWQGDAGDSMYILHSGSCEVLVGKDSTIPVATLTPPSFFGEMSLLTGEPRSATVRARCDSILFAIDKAVFAEILSRDASITEALAQALALRQADTAKKLEEGAKDRPSQIQSIANRIKNFFGL, translated from the coding sequence ATGGATACGAACACAGGGCTCGTGCGGAGCCTCATCGACAACCCGTGGGTCGCGCTATCGATAATGATCGTGCTCCTGGCGTACCGTCTGGCAGCCTGCAGATCTCAGAAAATGTACCTGATACCCGTCGGCCTGCTGATCGTCTATCTGGCCCTGGACATCCTGCACAAGCTTCTGGCGAATTATCTGAGCCCAGCCCTTTCGCACTGGCTCGACACCTCCGCGGTGATAACCCTCTATTGCGCCGTGGCGAGGCTCCTCTTCGCGTCAACGGTCGAGCTATGGCTCAAGATCCAGGGCAAGGGGAGACTCCCCAACCTCACGAAGGACTTCATCCTCTTCGCGATCTACGCACTGATCATCTTCATCGTGCTGCGAGAGAAGGGCGGGGTGAACCTCGCAGGGCTCATCACCACCTCCGCCGTCCTCACCGCGATGATCGGACTCGCAGCGCAGAATCTGCTAGGCAACCTCTTCGCCGGGCTGTCGCTGCAGCTCGAAAGGCCATACGCGATAGGCGACTGGATAGGTTACGGCGACAAGGTGGGCCGGGTGGTGGGCATCGGATGGAAGTCCACGAGGATCATCAACTTCGAGAGTGAGATGATCTACGTGCCCAACCTCGATATCGTCAAGACCCTCGTGACTAACTATTCCAAACCCTCCAGGCTCCACACCATGAAGATCAACGTGGGTGTCGAATACAACGCCCAGCCAAGCATGGTCCGCAAGGTGTTCCTGGATACGCTCCGGGAAGAAGCGAGGATCCTGAAGGTCCCGGCTCCAGTCGTCAGGGTCATCGATTACGGCGACTTCGCGATCACGTACCAGCTGCGCTTCACGTACGAGGACTACGGCATCTCTCCGGAGCTCCGCGCTTCTGTGATGAACCGCATCTGGTACGCGCTGCGGCGCAACGGGATCAAGATACCGTTCCCGATCCGCGACGTGCAGCACCACCACATAGAGCGCACGCACGCGGAGGCGGAGGCGAAGAAGGAGAGGGCGGCTGCGCGCGAGGAGTTGGAGAAGGTGCCGATCCTTGGCCCGCTCTCCGCGCAGGCCAGGGACACGATCGCCTCCAGCATGCGCATGGAGACATACGCCGACGGAGAGACCGTGGTGTGGCAGGGCGACGCCGGAGATTCGATGTATATCCTGCACTCCGGTTCCTGCGAGGTCCTGGTGGGCAAGGACTCGACCATCCCTGTGGCCACCCTCACCCCCCCGTCATTCTTTGGCGAGATGAGCCTGCTCACCGGCGAGCCCAGGTCAGCGACTGTGCGCGCGCGCTGCGATTCAATCCTCTTCGCCATAGACAAAGCGGTCTTCGCAGAAATCCTTTCCAGGGATGCGTCGATAACCGAGGCTCTCGCCCAGGCGTTGGCCCTGCGTCAGGCGGACACTGCAAAGAAACTGGAAGAGGGCGCAAAGGACCGGCCATCGCAGATCCAGAGCATTGCAAATCGCATCAAAAATTTCTTCGGGCTTTGA
- a CDS encoding AAA family ATPase, whose translation MAEIIAVCNQKGGVGKTTTSINLAASLAAAEKRTLLLDLDAQGNATTGMGLNKHQMQQSIYDVLINEVDLKSVMVGTELPFLKILPSNTQLVGAEIELVGIVSRETRLKEHLQKINDDFDYIIIDCPPSLGLLTLNALVAANSVLIPVQCEYFAMEGIADLQRTISLVSGRLNPELKIRGIVLTMFDARNNLSHQVQGEIRNHFKDAVFHVVIPRNVRLSEAPSHGKPILLYDVASKGAQSYFELAKEVLSVGGQSVA comes from the coding sequence ATGGCCGAAATAATCGCTGTGTGCAATCAAAAGGGCGGCGTGGGCAAGACGACCACGTCGATCAACCTCGCTGCGTCGCTCGCTGCAGCGGAAAAGCGCACGCTGCTCCTGGATTTGGATGCGCAGGGCAACGCCACCACAGGCATGGGGCTCAATAAACATCAGATGCAGCAGAGCATCTATGATGTGCTGATCAATGAGGTTGACCTGAAATCAGTAATGGTTGGCACTGAGCTGCCATTCCTCAAAATATTGCCGTCCAACACGCAGTTGGTCGGCGCTGAGATAGAGCTCGTTGGAATTGTTTCACGTGAAACACGCCTCAAGGAACACCTTCAGAAGATTAATGACGATTTCGACTATATCATCATAGACTGCCCTCCCTCGCTGGGGTTGCTTACTCTCAACGCCCTAGTTGCAGCAAATTCAGTGCTCATACCGGTTCAATGTGAATATTTCGCCATGGAGGGGATTGCGGACCTCCAGAGGACCATATCGCTTGTATCGGGGAGGCTCAATCCTGAGCTCAAGATACGCGGCATAGTCCTCACCATGTTCGATGCGCGCAATAATCTCTCGCATCAGGTCCAGGGTGAAATCAGAAATCATTTTAAAGACGCGGTGTTCCATGTGGTGATACCCAGGAACGTGCGGCTTTCCGAAGCCCCCAGTCATGGGAAGCCCATACTTTTATACGACGTCGCTTCTAAGGGAGCGCAGAGTTATTTTGAGCTTGCAAAGGAAGTGTTGTCAGTGGGCGGCCAGTCAGTTGCGTAA
- the rsmG gene encoding 16S rRNA (guanine(527)-N(7))-methyltransferase RsmG: protein MQDDLSKYFALLSRWNKSIRLVSSAESEEEFRTKHLRDALELLPFLSDARTLIDIGTGAGLPGILIKILKPEIEVTLLDSIRKKISFCDEAIRTLGLVGIRAVTGRAEDDNIMKLLGKFDAIVSRATWELKKYLIISKPYLADGPAAGIYALKGAKCAEELLDAKKTIEKQGLKLVIDYPYSVGPLSRHILIFKKA from the coding sequence ATGCAAGACGACCTTTCGAAATATTTTGCCCTGCTCTCCAGATGGAACAAAAGCATCAGGCTCGTCTCTTCCGCTGAGAGCGAGGAAGAATTTCGTACGAAGCACTTGCGCGACGCACTGGAGCTCTTGCCTTTTCTTTCCGATGCCAGGACCCTCATCGATATCGGCACGGGCGCCGGGCTCCCCGGAATACTGATAAAGATTTTGAAGCCGGAGATCGAAGTCACTCTGCTTGATTCGATCAGGAAAAAAATCAGTTTTTGCGATGAGGCCATACGCACGCTTGGACTAGTTGGGATCAGGGCGGTGACAGGTCGTGCCGAAGATGACAACATTATGAAATTATTAGGCAAATTTGACGCCATCGTTTCGAGGGCAACGTGGGAGCTGAAGAAATACTTAATAATATCAAAACCTTATCTTGCCGATGGGCCTGCTGCCGGCATCTATGCCCTCAAGGGGGCAAAGTGCGCCGAAGAGCTCTTGGATGCTAAAAAAACCATAGAAAAACAAGGACTTAAGCTCGTCATCGACTACCCCTACTCCGTCGGCCCCCTCTCCAGGCATATTCTGATCTTTAAAAAAGCCTAA
- a CDS encoding energy-coupling factor ABC transporter permease → MHIPGHGFLSAPIAGATWAMAAGALIQSIRNIKSRVTARCFAKAALLAAFVFVAQLEIFDFPAGGTTAHVIGAMLLVALAGPYAATLIMSTVLTLQWALLGDGGFVSLGANIVSMAVVAPWVGWVVYRSIISMRGGSAINTVALFVGSWISMVAAASVCSLELWTSGASPLNVVLPSMVRAHALAGVVEGAVTITAVFAFKAVEARISAIIPGGRSFL, encoded by the coding sequence ATGCACATACCAGGTCACGGTTTTCTCTCTGCACCGATAGCCGGCGCGACATGGGCGATGGCGGCGGGTGCGCTGATCCAGTCGATCAGAAATATCAAAAGCCGCGTAACAGCGCGTTGTTTTGCCAAGGCGGCGCTGCTCGCCGCGTTCGTGTTCGTGGCCCAGCTCGAGATCTTCGATTTCCCGGCAGGAGGGACGACGGCCCACGTCATTGGCGCCATGTTGCTCGTCGCCTTGGCTGGGCCTTATGCTGCGACCCTCATCATGTCGACGGTGCTCACCCTTCAGTGGGCCCTGCTTGGCGACGGCGGGTTTGTCTCGCTCGGCGCCAACATCGTGAGCATGGCAGTCGTAGCGCCTTGGGTGGGATGGGTTGTATACAGGTCGATTATATCTATGCGCGGGGGCTCGGCAATAAATACCGTGGCGCTATTCGTGGGCTCCTGGATCTCGATGGTGGCTGCCGCGAGCGTCTGTTCTTTAGAACTGTGGACTTCCGGTGCGTCGCCGCTTAACGTGGTGCTCCCCTCCATGGTGCGGGCGCATGCCTTGGCCGGGGTCGTCGAGGGCGCAGTCACTATAACTGCTGTCTTTGCATTCAAGGCGGTTGAGGCGAGGATCTCGGCCATCATTCCAGGTGGCCGATCTTTTTTATGA
- the gatE gene encoding Glu-tRNA(Gln) amidotransferase subunit GatE has protein sequence MSEDLTKLGFKCGVEIHQQLLTEKKLFCRCPAGLYSNEHHAEVLRHMRPTLSEMGVYDGCALMEFKTKKEIVYLLNKNSVCTYDMDDTPPFPINSQALDIAIELALLCGCGVVDEFHIARKQYLDGSIPTGFQRTGIVGINGAIPFEGKRIGISHFSIEEDACREAKDERHFIHFRTDRLGMPLIEVVTDACFKSPEEAARGVRHIGRLLRATGKVRRGIGATRQDVNVSIEGGSRVEIKGVPRYQLIPELTRIEALRQKALLDIRKELTKRKITAENLKTFELDLTDEFRGTRSPILSDAISKGHRIRGIRIEGIKGILNTPTQPGRMFSSELAGRVRVIACLDDIPNIYHTDNYPEYPRNHIDMRAMRLAMRLGDNDVGLIVWGQESDTITATQEIRDRMKEACIGVPCETRQHLREGLTDFERILPGADRMYPDTDHPPIKITKERVEAIRSKLPEPTYAVEERFRKYGLPEDTIKDLALSTRIALIDRLAKEKADMKLVGRLIGQATRSLRRQGLDPERISDDALTKLASACKQHKVKTKHYEELVKELAKNPAEIDSVIKKIGHLE, from the coding sequence ATGAGCGAAGACCTCACAAAGCTGGGATTCAAGTGCGGGGTGGAGATCCATCAGCAGCTGCTGACGGAGAAGAAGCTCTTTTGCCGCTGCCCGGCCGGGCTCTACAGCAACGAGCACCACGCGGAGGTGCTGCGCCACATGCGGCCGACGCTCTCCGAGATGGGCGTGTACGACGGTTGCGCGCTGATGGAGTTCAAGACCAAGAAGGAGATCGTCTATCTCCTCAACAAGAACTCCGTCTGCACCTATGACATGGACGACACCCCGCCGTTCCCCATAAACAGCCAGGCACTCGATATCGCCATCGAGTTGGCACTCCTGTGCGGCTGCGGAGTCGTGGACGAGTTCCACATAGCCCGCAAACAATACCTGGACGGATCGATACCCACCGGCTTCCAGCGCACAGGCATCGTGGGCATCAACGGCGCGATCCCGTTCGAGGGAAAACGCATCGGGATCTCGCACTTCTCCATAGAGGAGGACGCCTGCCGCGAAGCCAAGGACGAACGCCACTTCATCCACTTCCGCACCGACCGCCTAGGCATGCCGCTGATCGAGGTGGTGACAGATGCGTGTTTCAAGTCTCCTGAGGAGGCCGCGCGCGGCGTGCGCCACATCGGGAGGCTCTTGCGCGCCACCGGCAAGGTCCGCCGCGGCATCGGCGCCACGCGCCAGGACGTCAACGTCTCCATCGAGGGCGGATCGCGCGTGGAGATCAAAGGTGTGCCGCGCTATCAGCTCATCCCTGAGCTCACGCGTATCGAGGCGCTGCGGCAGAAGGCCCTGCTGGACATCCGCAAAGAGCTCACAAAGAGAAAGATCACGGCGGAGAATCTCAAAACTTTTGAGCTGGACCTCACCGACGAGTTCAGGGGCACGCGCTCGCCGATCCTTTCAGACGCCATAAGCAAAGGCCATCGCATACGCGGCATCCGCATCGAGGGAATCAAGGGAATACTCAATACGCCGACGCAGCCGGGCAGGATGTTCTCCTCCGAACTCGCTGGCCGCGTGAGGGTGATCGCATGCCTCGACGACATCCCAAACATCTACCATACCGATAACTACCCGGAGTACCCGCGCAACCACATAGACATGCGCGCTATGCGCCTCGCGATGAGATTGGGCGATAATGATGTGGGCCTAATAGTCTGGGGGCAGGAGAGCGACACGATAACAGCCACGCAGGAGATCCGCGACCGAATGAAGGAAGCGTGCATTGGCGTGCCGTGTGAGACCAGGCAGCACCTGCGCGAGGGGCTCACTGACTTCGAGCGCATACTCCCTGGCGCTGACCGTATGTACCCTGACACAGATCATCCGCCGATCAAGATCACGAAGGAGCGCGTGGAGGCAATCCGGTCGAAGCTGCCCGAGCCGACCTATGCAGTCGAGGAACGATTCAGAAAGTACGGCCTGCCCGAAGACACGATAAAAGACCTGGCGCTCTCCACGCGCATCGCGCTGATCGACAGGCTTGCGAAAGAAAAGGCTGACATGAAGCTGGTGGGGAGGTTGATCGGGCAAGCGACGCGAAGCTTGAGGAGGCAAGGTCTTGATCCGGAGCGAATATCAGACGATGCACTGACAAAACTCGCCTCAGCCTGCAAACAACACAAAGTGAAAACAAAGCACTACGAAGAGCTGGTGAAGGAGCTCGCCAAAAATCCCGCAGAGATCGACTCAGTCATAAAAAAGATCGGCCACCTGGAATGA
- a CDS encoding ParB/RepB/Spo0J family partition protein produces MQVKRGLGRGLESLIPPPIVTDEGQKGEGSGYRMIPVDKIVPNRLQPRSVFDEEKLRELSESIKEQGVIQPLVVSQMPDGRFELIAGERRLRASRMAGLESVPVVVKKTEDEGMLALSIIENIQREDLNPIEEAHAYRELMDLFSYTQEDVAKKLGRTRVAVANSVRLLALPQIIQDDVAAGRYSAGHARAMLAVEKIHERLKLRERILREMPTVRDVEKIVQSYVSGGNKRGRRKAALSPQLAEIADNLKQFLGTKVQIQPRAAGGKITIDYYSPQDLDRIYTTIACSREAAAACEV; encoded by the coding sequence ATGCAGGTAAAACGAGGTCTTGGAAGGGGACTCGAGTCGCTCATTCCGCCGCCGATAGTGACTGACGAGGGGCAAAAAGGCGAGGGCTCGGGTTACAGGATGATCCCGGTGGATAAGATTGTTCCAAACAGGCTTCAGCCTCGTTCCGTTTTTGACGAGGAAAAATTGCGTGAGCTCTCCGAATCGATCAAGGAGCAGGGCGTGATTCAGCCGCTCGTCGTCTCGCAGATGCCCGATGGCCGCTTCGAGCTGATAGCCGGAGAACGCAGGCTGCGCGCCTCTCGCATGGCCGGGCTGGAGAGCGTGCCCGTGGTCGTAAAGAAGACGGAGGACGAGGGGATGCTGGCGCTCTCCATAATAGAGAACATCCAGCGCGAGGATCTCAATCCCATCGAGGAGGCGCACGCGTATCGTGAGCTGATGGATTTGTTCTCCTACACCCAGGAAGACGTGGCCAAGAAGCTCGGCAGGACCAGGGTCGCCGTCGCGAACAGCGTGAGGCTTTTGGCGTTGCCCCAGATCATTCAGGATGACGTGGCCGCTGGCCGCTACTCTGCGGGCCACGCCAGGGCGATGCTTGCGGTCGAGAAGATACACGAGAGGCTGAAGCTCAGGGAGCGGATACTGCGGGAGATGCCCACGGTGCGGGACGTGGAAAAGATCGTGCAGTCTTACGTCTCGGGTGGTAATAAACGCGGTCGCAGGAAAGCCGCGCTCTCCCCTCAGCTCGCCGAGATCGCGGATAACCTGAAGCAGTTTCTCGGCACCAAGGTGCAGATCCAGCCCAGGGCCGCGGGCGGAAAGATAACGATCGATTATTACTCGCCGCAGGACCTCGACAGGATTTACACCACCATAGCGTGCAGTCGAGAGGCGGCTGCGGCATGCGAAGTTTAA
- the gatD gene encoding Glu-tRNA(Gln) amidotransferase subunit GatD, translated as MTDADKYKGYREPALTVLKKYSVEVWDSVEIETPKGPFVGLILPRSTTEDSDHVVIKMPIGYNTGVHVDSIKGIKKTGHREGKYAIPEQDFPVDKRKPYVYLLGTGGTIASRLDYKTGAVVPAFSPGELYGAVPELADVCNLTTKKLFGVFSENMAKEQYQTLAEEIGRLIREERVDGIVIGHGTDTMHHTAAILSYMVQDSPIPIVIVGSQRSSDRPSSDAARNLINSAYSAAHSDIAEIMVCMFGPTSDDYGLLHIGTRVRKMHSSYRSTFRTVGDIPYAMVFAARHALSWEPPSGSEGIVALREHKMRRKDKNVKINTSFDDRVTILYYYPGMNPDLVDAIVDKGYHGIVIAGTGLGHVNSVLNPALKRAIDKGVAVVMTVQTLWGYVHMNVYDTGRYLLDLGVIPCENMIPEAAYMKLCWTLGQTRDLQKVREMMLTPIAREITEREPHNGYLIYQGGIPEVERFLSTYKK; from the coding sequence ATGACGGATGCGGATAAATACAAGGGTTACCGGGAGCCGGCGCTTACGGTGCTCAAGAAATATAGCGTCGAGGTCTGGGACAGCGTTGAGATCGAGACCCCCAAGGGCCCGTTTGTCGGCCTCATCCTCCCCCGCTCCACGACCGAGGACTCTGATCACGTGGTGATCAAGATGCCGATCGGCTACAACACCGGCGTCCACGTGGACTCGATCAAGGGGATAAAGAAGACCGGCCACCGCGAGGGCAAATACGCGATACCTGAGCAGGACTTCCCGGTAGACAAGCGAAAACCCTACGTCTATCTGCTCGGCACAGGCGGCACGATCGCCTCCCGCCTCGACTACAAGACAGGTGCTGTGGTCCCTGCTTTCTCGCCGGGCGAGCTCTATGGCGCCGTGCCGGAACTCGCCGATGTCTGCAACCTGACCACCAAGAAGCTCTTTGGCGTTTTCTCCGAGAATATGGCGAAGGAACAGTATCAGACGCTCGCAGAGGAGATAGGCAGGCTCATACGCGAAGAACGAGTTGACGGGATCGTGATCGGCCATGGCACGGATACGATGCACCACACCGCAGCTATACTATCCTATATGGTGCAGGATTCGCCGATCCCGATCGTGATCGTGGGCTCGCAACGCTCCAGCGATAGACCTAGTTCGGACGCTGCGCGCAATCTGATAAACTCTGCCTATAGCGCAGCGCACTCTGACATCGCGGAGATCATGGTCTGTATGTTCGGCCCGACCTCCGACGACTACGGACTCCTTCACATCGGCACGCGCGTGCGCAAGATGCACTCGAGCTATCGCTCCACTTTCCGCACCGTAGGCGATATACCGTACGCCATGGTCTTTGCTGCGAGGCATGCGCTCAGCTGGGAGCCGCCGTCAGGCTCGGAGGGGATCGTTGCTCTTCGCGAGCACAAGATGCGCAGGAAGGACAAGAACGTAAAGATCAACACCTCCTTCGACGATCGCGTCACGATCCTCTACTATTATCCGGGCATGAATCCGGACCTGGTCGACGCGATCGTGGACAAGGGCTATCACGGAATCGTGATCGCTGGCACCGGTCTCGGGCACGTGAACTCGGTGCTCAATCCAGCGCTCAAGCGTGCGATCGACAAGGGCGTGGCGGTGGTGATGACAGTGCAGACTCTTTGGGGCTACGTGCACATGAACGTCTACGACACTGGGCGCTACCTGCTCGATCTCGGCGTCATCCCGTGCGAGAATATGATACCTGAGGCGGCGTATATGAAGTTGTGTTGGACCCTGGGCCAGACGCGAGATTTGCAGAAGGTACGCGAGATGATGCTCACCCCAATTGCCCGCGAGATCACGGAGCGCGAGCCGCACAACGGATATCTCATCTACCAGGGCGGCATCCCCGAGGTCGAGCGGTTCCTATCCACGTACAAGAAATAG